A stretch of the Neodiprion lecontei isolate iyNeoLeco1 chromosome 4, iyNeoLeco1.1, whole genome shotgun sequence genome encodes the following:
- the LOC124293949 gene encoding uncharacterized protein LOC124293949 has product MWQIVLKIGKNVTDNMQVCSLHFKQSDYFSPDLSSKGKRRLKQNAVPSCNLPSTDKTPRLITNKNTDRETRRLRRDKSRNEVLPASQLSCQDQDVLDTNNLDTNNLTEEPDDQGESSSISLVQDTPLLTENDQILATKRLVDIGVQIKSGDLITDFCDILKTEKELNTLTGIINFDILKTIIDVVKDGFPKYRFETMNLRSKIIMTFIKLKHNLSYAILAVLFKYSSLSQCRRVVLKIIDMLYVCLKEGIPFPYKDEISKNLPVCFDDFRNVRIVLDCTEIFIQRPKNLCCQQASYSRYKSTYTIKFMTGVTPGGIISFISEMYGGRVSDDAIFEQSKILNYLEKGEAIMVDKGFRVDKLCKEKDIKLIRPPVKKEQLQFTREESRLNAKIARARVHVERSNQRLKVFKVLGSRMPIGLVKKGKEILTIIGAVVNLSSPILKDDKFLSEKE; this is encoded by the exons atgtggcaaattgtgttaaaaattggtaaaaatgttACCGATAACATGCAAGTTTGTTCTTTGCATTTTAAACAgtccgattatttttcaccag ATTTAAGCTCCAAAGGCAAACGAAGATTAAAACAAAATGCAGTTCCTTCATGTAATTTACCTTCTACAGACAAGACACCAAGATTAATCACCAACAAAAATACTGACAGAGAGACAAGAAGATTACGAAGAGATAAGAGTAGGAATGAAGTATTGCCAGCTAGTCAGCTTAGTTGTCAAGATCAGGATGTGTTAGATACTAATAACTTAGATACTAATAATTTGACAGAGGAACCGGATGACCAAGGAGAAAGTAGTTCCATCAGTTTAGTTCAAGATACACCTCTGCTTACAGAAAATGACCAAATTTTGGCTACAAAACGCCTGGTTGATATTGGTGTTCAGATTAAAAGCGGGGATTTAATCACAGATTTTTGtgatattttaaaaactgaaaaagaGCTCAACACACTAACTggtattattaattttgataTCTTAAAAACTATTATTGACGTGGTAAAGGATGGCTTTCCTAAATATAGATTTGAAACGATGAACCTtcgaagtaaaataataatgacattCATAAAATTGAAGCATAATTTATCATATGCAATCTTGGCAGTTTTGTTTAAGTATTCATCTTTATCACAGTGTCGAAGAGTAGTCCTTAAGATAATCGATATGCTTTATGTTTGTTTGAAAGAAGGCATTCCTTTTCCGTATAAAGATGAAATTTCTAAGAATCTCCCAGTATGTTTTGATGATTTTAGAAATGTGAGAATCGTTCTAGATTGcactgaaatatttatccaaAGACCAAAAAATCTATGCTGTCAACAAGCAAGTTATTCTCGGTACAAAAGTACTtacacaataaaatttatgacTGGAGTAACTCCTGGAGGaataatatcatttattaGTGAAATGTACGGAGGAAGAGTTTCAGATGATGCGATATTTGAacaatccaaaatattaaattatctAGAAAAAGGTGAAGCAATAATGGTTGATAAAGGGTTTCGAGTTGATAAATTATGCAAGGAAAAAGATATTAAGCTTATAAGGCCTCCAGTTAAGAAAGAGCAGCTTCAATTTACCAGAGAAGAATCACGATTGAACGCTAAAATAGCGAGAGCTCGTGTACACGTGGAACGTTCTAATCAACGACTCAAAGTCTTTAAAGTTTTAGGTTCGCGAATGCCAATTGGTTTAGTGAAGAAAGGCaaagaaattttaacaataattgGTGCAGTTGTCAATTTAAGCTCTCCGATTTTGAaagatgataaatttttgtctGAAAAGGAATAa